TCATCATCGAAAAGACAGAATACACCCGTCTTATAGACCTTCTTGGCCAAATGATTGGCAATCTTGGCAAGGGTCTTGGTCTTAGCAATCCCGACTGAAACCGGAACTCCGGTATGTTGTTTGACGGTATTACGAATTAATTGTCCATACGCTTCAAGATCATAATTCTTAAAGCCACTGAAGAATAAAAATGCCTCATCAATCGAATACATTTCAATGTTAGGTGAAAAACCCGAAAGGATATTCATGATCCGAGCTGACATATCCCCATACAAAACATAATTTGAGGAAAACACCCGAACGTGGTGCTTATCGACGATGTTTTGACATTCAAACAAGGGTTGTCCCATTTGAATACCTACATCTTTAGCCTCTTGAGAACGAGCCACGACGCAACCGTCATTATTGGAAAGAACGATCACGGGAATGCCCTGGGCGGTTGGGTCAAAAACCCGTTCGCACGAGGCGTAAAAATTATTACAATCTACAAGGGCGTAAGAATCCATACTCACACCGAATGGATGACGTGGACAACCACTCCCCAAACTTCAAAGTCTGTTGTATCGGTAATTTCAATAGGCTGATAATTGGGATTCTCCGGTATGAGGGTTATCTTGCCGGAATGTTTTCGTAACCGTTTAACGGTGAACTCGCTATTAACGACAGCCACAATTATCTTGTTGTTGGTTGCCTCTTTAGAACGATCTACGATCAACATATCACCACTAAAGATCCCGGCGTTGATCATGGAATCGCCTTTGACCTTTACGAAAAACGTCGCTGATGGATGGTCAATAAGGTGTTCGTTAAGGTCTAATTTCTTTTCGATGTAATCGTCAGCCGGGGATGGAAATCCTGATCTGATTCGAGAGAGGAAAAGAGGAAGTTTTTTCTTGATGAGTATGTCGCATCCAAATACATTGGTTATCATGAAAAGAGATTACCATACATTTGGGTGGTATGTAAATAAAATTATATTTTCCAAGCTAACTTATCGCCCGCATCCCTTCATTGTGTCCACTTTTTTGGGGTAAGATCAACCTTTGATTATCTGCCATATTAATTACTCCCTTTTACTTATCATAATCCCCGCTCTTTCTTGCTTCCCATGTAGCAACCAGAAACGAAGCCATCGCACCAGACAGGTTGACTGCTAATTCTGCATGACGCAGTGCTGGCTTTACCGGGCTTTTTCCTTGGCCATGGGCATCACTGATACGATTGCGAAGGCTACCCATCCCTTCGATTACTGCTACGCAACCACCTAATATTTGTTTAAAAACTTCCTCGGTATGCTGGCTAGGAGCGATATTTAAACCTTTTGAAGTTAATTTGTATAGCTTATGAAGATCCGTTGCTGAAGTATATGCTATTTCAAGATCATCAAGTACATACTTACAAACTGCCTCTAAGAGTGTTCTCGCTGTAGTAATTGCCCCCTCTGGATCAACTCGCCGTCTTTCTAATGTTTTCTCCCATATATCGCGAACATAAACAGAATCCAATTTTTTAGTATGATCAAGAGTCAGCTTATCATTTGGGGAAGAATTGTGCTCCAATTTCCTATACCAAGGTTTAGATATTATTTTATGATCACATAATATATTAAACAGATTCTCATCTTTTACAGCCCAATGTGTTCTCATAAACTCAAAATCGTCTATATCAAGTCGCTTTCTTGCTTTCCAAATTCCCTGATTCGTTAATTTCTTAGAAAATATATTTTTCAAGAAATTTATTTCAATAAAAATTGTTGACCTACGTTCTTTTAATAATTTAATGTGTCCAAGCTTTGCGTAACCCTCTTGTCCCTCATGCATAAATAATGATGGAATGAATTTTAATTTTTCTATATCATCTGCATTCAAAGGATTTTTAAAATTTAATGATGAAGAAGTATATTCACCAAATCTACTCTTATCGAATGCAAATTCGGAAGAATTCCAAGCTGATTTGTCCCCCGCAACTAGTAAGTTATACATAAATTATTTCCCCGTTGTTTCCTCAAGCATCTGTTTAAACTCCTGATCAATCCTGCCCCCTAATTCTTTTACCTTACGGAAACCTTCCCAAGCCTTGTTCTAATCTTTTAACTAATAAAGAATGGCCCGATTATGGTAACCTGCTCTGGATTATCAGGATTATTAGCCCTCTCCTTGCTGTCGCCTACAATTCTACTGTATTTTAGAAAAAAATACTACTCACACATTAAGCACCAACTACTGCAATGATCAGCTGAGAACCACGCTAGAAACCATGGAGAAACCGCGTAGAATGGGAGGGGATATGCGGGGGGAATCAGAAAAAAAGTATACAATATCGAATTCGCTGTAGAACGCGCAAGTCCAGTCTTTCAATAGATCTGAACGATTGGCGTGGTGATTCAGGCTACTGCTTATAATTTCCAATCAATCTGGTTAAATCTCCGTTTGAGTTTTTGACCGTAACTTTTGTGTAAAATCGAAACATTCTTTATCATTCCTGATAGTCTTTCTTTAAACATAGCTTTTGACTTCTCTCGACTTTTCGCCTCTCCAAAAACTCCCCAATATTTATTAATTTGTGTACCTGGCCCTTGCACAACGCAGTTATTTACTATGGATTTGATTAATTCTCTTCGTTCAATTGGCAACGATACCCTCTCATTAACTACATTACCGGTAACTTTCTGCCTTTTATAATTCCCTAAATATTTCTTCTTATCTTTTTTAACCTTAAAGCCTTCCTGCTTGATCATTTTATAAATCAATGCTTCGAAACCAACGATTTCTCTGTTTGCAGAAATTGTAATGTCATCGGAATAAAAAGTATAATCAAAATCATACCCCCTAAAAGCCTTTTTAAACCTACGATCTAAATTGACAAGGGATAGGACAGCCAAAGTTGAGCTGGTAGGGAAACCATGTGGCACACAATAATCTGCTGTGGAAAGGGTGGTCAGAATTTGTGCCTGCTGTTCATTTAATTCTAGTGATTTATATATTTTATTAACACGGGTGTGATGAATGCTGGGGAAGAAACTTCTAATATCATACTTCGCAACAAACTTCTTTCCTACATGAACGCTGGCATTCGTATTAACAGAATGTCCTTTGTTATAGCCATGCATTGACTCAGGAAATTTGAATCTTTTTAAAATAAATTTATTTATTTTTCTTTGAAATGATTTTAATTCTTTGGAGGGAACGGTAATATCCCTCTTCTTACCCTTGATAACGACGGCAGAAGAGTGATAATGCTTCTGAAAATCTTGAAGTAATTTCTGCAGTTGGGTTGAATCAGTTTTTAATAATACAGCTACTGAACGAACACCGAATAAATGATTCTCATTTGTTAAAGCCATCGCAATATAAAATTAAGTCCTTTGAGGACGCATGATGCAAGATGAAAAGACTCTTTGGATTATTTCGGCTAAAGTTTTAGCGCATTCCAAAAAAACTTTCAGTGATACGCCGTTTTTCTTAAACCATCGTATTCCTTGAAGAGTCTTTTCAAGCCAAACCGATTTTTTCCTCATTTCACACCTCCCTTCATCTTTGGTTGTTCGTTTTGCTGGGGTTATCCCCATCTTGAATGACTAAATAACTATAGCCATTAGCTCTCTATCCATAAATCAGTGTATAAGTTATGCATACTTAAGATTCCAATCGTTGGTGAGAACCATTGTTAATGCGATAATGGTCTACCGTCGATATTCATCTACAGCATAGCCTGCATAGAGAGAAAGTCTCAAAAAGAGATAGGCTCAAACATTTATCTAACTTTGAGCTATAAAGGAAGAAGATCGTGAATTGCGTTTGAGGAAAACCAAAGAACAATGATAAGGTTCGCCTTATCTGGATATTAGTATATGCAAAATTTCACGAAAGTCAATCGCATTTTTAGCAAACATCGATTGAGAGTGCTAATACAGTTTTATTTAATAGCAAAACGCTATCCCATACAAAATCGAGAATAAAATAAATTCGATCCACAAAATCACAGTACTCGACCCATCCAATTTACAATGAACGCGACCGCCTCTTCCCATACATTTATTCATACCCACAACCATTTTGGGTGTCCAAAAAGTGTCCATACTTCCTTAAAATTCAATAAAAACCGTTAAGTCAAATAAAAAAAACTCCATTTTCGATGGAGGTTTCAGTTTCTTGTTGAAATGTATGAAGTTAAAAAAGGGCCAAAACTGTTTACAAGTCAGACACCCCCAACAAATTAATTTAAATTCTGCAAACCGTTATAACCATCTCTCCTCCAGTCAATTTGCTCGTGCTTGGCGGAATCAACACAACTGCTAACTAGACTCTTTAGGCCGGTTAAATGAGCCCTTATCCCTATCAGGAAGAAAGATCCTCCCAACGCCGCGGCCCAACCCCAACTTATGCTATAACCGATAGAAAAGGCAATAAAGCCCCAGAGGAGACTCATAGCGTAAATCATATGCAAGACTCCCCGAGGTCTATTTAACAGCCACAATGAACCTAAAAACATCACTCCAAAAACCAACCAAGAACGAAACGCGATCCCGTAGAGGGTAGAAAACAGCAATTGTTCAAACCACAAAATCTTGAAATTGGAATCGCCTAACCGATCTTTAATTTTCCTAATAAATTGAGACATGTAGCCCCCTTTAGCCTAAACGAATTGTCAATTTCAAATCAAAAACATCCGCAATACGTTTTAAAGTATCAATGGTTAAATTTTCTCTGCCCGTTTCCAACTTGGAAACAAACTGCTGAATAACTCCTAACCGTTTTGCCATTTCTTCCTGTGTATAGCCCAGCTGACGGCGAATGGTTTTAATTTGTTGCGCAATACTCATTCTTTCAGATAAAGCACTACCATGAACCTCAAGTTGTGCAGCTATTTGATCATATATTCTTTGCCAGAACAGGGCCTTTCCCTTCTTCCAAGCATCCTGATCAATCCTTTGCTTTATAACAGGCCAATGCCGGCAAAAGACCTCTTTGGGAATATAACTAAAGGCCATTTGTGTATCACTAATGCGGGAAAACAATTTTTCCGCGTAAATATAGAAACGAGGGTTTTTCTCATCTTTCAAGATATTTTTAACCCTTGTTTCGCTTAATCTGGTATCCCACAACCAATTAGTTTTCATCCAATCACCCTATTTTAATTTATCCGGAATCTTTCTTATAATCTGTTCATCCAAATGCTTAAAAATTTTACCTGTATCAATGCCCGGGACTAAATCCATAAGACCCAATTTCGTTTCGGTCTTATCAAATCCTCTATACCAAGCGTCAAGCCGTTCTGCTTGATCATAAGAAAAAAATTCAAAGAAAGCATCGCACAACAGTTTATGTTTGGAAGAAAGATAATAGATATCGAATAAATCTTTAACACTTTGCCTCCCTGTAGCTATCTTTCGTCCGGTATCCAATTCTTTCCCTCGCATACCAATAGCGGCGTATAACTTGCGAAGATAGATGTCATCTATAGAGTGTAATCCATTTCTTATCAGGTTCATGTTTGCTACATAATCTTTTACAAAATCAATTTTTAGGACATGATTGTTCTTTAATTCCATAAAATAAACTTTCATGGGAATTAAGCTGGGATCATCTTGCATAGCATCTAATCGATAATCAAACCCCGTCTCTTCTTTAATAAATTTCATAATCTTATCTGGATCACTCTTTTTATATTTTTGACTGAAGAAGTCTAAATCCTCTGAAAACCTATGCTCAAAATAAAAGGCTAAAGCTGTTCCTCCAGTTAAATAATAATCTTTGAATTTCTTGGTCACTAATTCAGTTATACGCTTTTGCTCTCCTTGAATATATGCAGTCTTTTTAGTCATTTTTACCTCACTAAAAGTATACTACTCATAAGTAGTATTGTCAACTTAAGCTAATTTATCCCATAAATTTAAAAATTCAACTTTTCTACAGATCTATCCACATGCTCATCAGCCAAATGTGAATAAATCATGGTCGTTTCAATATTTGAATGACCAAGAAGCTTCTTGACTGTCGGCAAATCCACACCATTCATGATTAAGTGGCTCGCAAAAGTATGCCGCAAACTATGGACTTTGGTCACATCTGGAAAGCCACATTTTTCAGTAATTGACATTAATTTCTTCCTTAGATAATTTGGCTCAATTTTTATACCTTCCCGGTTAAAAACATAAGATGCCAACCTTCCCCCTGTACGATCCCTTTGCCTCAAAAGTAGATCATAGAGACTGCTACTTATAGGTATTTCTCGTTCAGAGGTTTTTGGACTCCAATCGTCTTTATAACGAATTTTGATTTTCTTACGTTCAAAATCAACATCACTCCAAGACAGATTTTCCAATTCACTTTTTCTCATCCCTGTATGTAAGAATGTATAGAGTATTGGATAAAAAAATTCACCGCATTTTTCTAAAAGTATTTTACATTCCTCTTTGCTCAAGAATCGCGGCTTTTTGTTTAGCTCCTCTTTAAGAAGTCTTACACCCTGTGATGGATTATTCCTAGTATATCCCCATTTCACTGCGAGATTAAACATAGCATGCAAACAAATCAGTTCATTGTTCACTGTTTTGTTTGCCGCTCCCTCGCCTTTACGAAATGCCTGATAATCTTCAAAAAACTTTGGAGTTAAATGTGAAATTTTCTTTATGAATTGAAACTTGCTAAGGTAGGTCTTAAAGTGATCAACAATTGCTCTGTAACGTTTTTGAGAAGACGGTGAGTTATGAGTACTACCGTAGGATTTAAATTCTTCGAAGAGTTTACTTAATTCACTGTCTTGTGGTTCAACAAAACCAATTTCCTGTCGTTCAATTTTTACTTCAATATCTTTTAATGCTAACTCGGCAATTCTTTTTGATTTACCAATTGCCTTACGAACTCTTTTTCCATTAACACGAAAATCAACGAAATATCTACCACCCTTTGTTCTTAATGTTGCCATAAAAAAACCCTCCATTGTTGATGATTGTTTTTTTTGGGCACCTTTTGGGCACCATCATCTTAATGGGGGGTTTAAGATTCTTATAACCCTACTATAACACATAGGGTTACATAATATCTAAAAAAAAATACGGAGAGGGAGAGATTCGAACTCTCGAGCAGCCTTTCGGCCGCCATACGCTCTCCAGGCGTACGCCTTAAACCGCTCGGCCACCTCTCCAAAATAATATCATCTCACAATCACATAACGGGCCGGTGACAACATACCAATCAGAGCAACCGGCCCATTTCTCAAAGGATTTCTTTTCTGATTCCCAACAAACAGTGTCCAATGCATTTCACAAACCCGGCATGGCGATACATTTTTTACCGAATTTAGGGTAATAGATTACCACAAAAGACGGAGGTTGTCACAGAGAATCCCGGAAAATCAAAGGAAAACGGGGAGAAATGCGGCGAGGCCTGTTTATTTCACTATTTATATGTCAGCAAAAGCATAAACGCGATAACCGCGATCAATAACCCGGAGAGCGTTCTGTACTTTAAGAGAACCCAATCGACAAATTTGAACTGCGTTTCTTCCAACTTCGGCAGGAAACGCTTCCGGATGCCGTATTCGCGCTGAAGCGCCTTGTCAAAATGCACGAACGCCTCCTGGGAAACCACAAGCATAATGCCGACAAAAAACGAAAACGAGATCATGAGGTATACGATGACTTTGAGCGACTCCGAAAGACCGAAATCCTCCAGCATGGAACACCTCCGTTTAAAATGTTAACATCCTGCCTGTTTATGTCCATCATATCGGACGGGCATGTCGGATTCAAGACAAATGTGGCATTTTCTCTCCCCGCCTCAGGAGTGTCCTGAATCCCTGCGCCGTTTCAGCGCCAAATGCTTGAAATCCCCAAAGACAGACTCCAGCACAATGCTCCAGATGACCTTATGCACCTTGTCTAAATGGACCGAACCTTCGACATCCTCTCCATTGACGGTAAGGACCTTGACTCCCGTTTCAAACTCGGCAGCGGCCCCGGCGGCTACAGGAGCGGGCCGAACCCATTTCACAACCCCCTCCATGGCAATGGGTTCTGTGGCAGAAGGCAGAAAAACCTCTAAAAGCAGGACATCCTCTTTTTGAAGTGCACTGGAACAGGTAAAACACAGGCCCTCAACACTGATATTTTTGCTCAAGGCCCCATACTTAGCCGATGAGGGCTGTTCTTTTCCACTCGCTTTGATACGGTAGTCAATACGGGTCCGGATATCAAAATTGACATAAAAATCGATCTTGAGGTCGGTTTCGTAGCGTTCAAACCGGCGGCGGTCATCGCCCGGGAAAATTTTCATGGAAGTCCTTTTCTAAAAAATGACAAGATGAATTTTACTATAACGTTTTCACGCTGGCCGCGCAAGCAATTTAGCGGATTTATCTATCGCCGGCCCAAAAAGAAAAACGAAGAGACGTTGTCTCCTCGCTTTTCTTTGTTCAGAATCACGCATAAATCAAGAAATCGCTTCCGCTTCCTTGACAACCGATTTTTTCGTGATGAATTCCTGGGTCATCTTGTAAGCCTCATCATCGGAAAACTGCTTCGGGGGGTGCTTTTTGAAGTACGCGGACGGGCCCTGCAGGGCTCCCCCTTCCCCGCGTTCCAGGGCCAGCTTGCAGCAACGGATGGAATCGATCGCCACCCCCGCGGAATTGGGAGAATCTTCCACGGAAAGCCGCAGTTCAATGTTCATCGGGACGTCTCCGAAAAGCTTCCCTTCCATGCGCAGAAAACAAATCTTATTGTCTTTCTGCCACGGGACATAATCGCTCGGGCCGATGTGGATATTTTCCGGGTCCATGCGGTCCGCAGCCACGGATTGGACGGCCTCTGTTTTGGAAATCTTCTTTGACGCAAGGCGCGCTTGGTTCAGCATATTAAGAAAATCCGTATTACCGCCGGTGTTGATCTGATAGGTCCTTTCCAACTTGACCCCCCGCTTCTTGAAAAGGTCGGTCAAGATGCGGTGCGTGATCGTGGCGCCGAGCTGGGCCTTGATGTCGTCTCCGATAATCGGCAGGTTTTTCGCGCGGAATTTGGCTTCCCATTCCGGGTTACTCGCGATAAACACGGGAATGCAATTGACCATGCCCATGTGCGCTTCCAGCGCGCACTCGGTGTAAAATTTTGTGGCCTCTTCAGAGCCCACAGGGAGGTAATTGATCAAGATTTCTGCCCCGGATTCCTTAAGGAGGCCGATGACCTGCTCCCGGGTGGGTTCTTTCTCCCCTGACAGGACAAAGGTTTGTTTGTCCTGGTAATTTTTCATATGCTCGGAAACGCCATCCAGGATCTTTCCCATGGTGACCTTGACGCCGCAGAGGGGGACATCGGAGCAGAAGATCGCCGTGCAATTGGGCAGGGCAAAAATCGCCTCGTTGACGTCTTTGCCGACTTTTCGCTTGTCAATGTCAAACGCCGCAACCACTTCAATGTCAAAGGGACGATACCCGCCGATATCCCAGTTCATCAGGCCGATGCTGTCTTCAGACGTCCTTGCCTTATAATAATAAATCCCCTGGATCAGCGAGCTGGCACAATTCCCGACCCCGATAACCGCAACTTTGATCTTCGACATCCTGAAACTCCTTTAAAAAAAGAAAGTCCGGAGACCGTCGCAACGGTTTCCGTTTAAGAGTGTTGACTTAAAATATTACACCACAAATTTGCGATAGTCAATATCTATGTCAAGCTCTTTCGATGGCCCCCGGCCCAAGACGCAGGTTATCTCAATCAAAAACAACGGTTTTGTTGCCGTAGCCAAGGATCCGTCTCTCCAGGTGCCAGCGCACTGCCCGCCCCAAAACCCCTTTTTCCAGGTCCTCCCCTTTGCGGACCATATCCTCAAGGGTGTCGCGGTGGCTGACCCGCACGGTATCCTGCTCAATAATGGGGCCCTGGTCCAAATCCTCCGTAACATAATGGCTCGTTGCCCCGATTATCTTGACCCCCTTGCGGTAGGCCTGGGCATAGGGCCCCCGGCCGCTGAACGCAGGGAGAAATGAGTGGTGAATGTTGATAATCTTGTTTTCATACCGCTTGACGAACCCTTTGCTCAGAATCTGGTGATATCGGGCCAAAACCACCAAGTCAACATGGTGCGCATCCAGGACAGCGAGCTCCCTCTTTTCCTGGGCGCGTTTTGTCCGCTCTGTGATCGGAAATTCAAAAAAAGGGATGGCAGACTGCCCTGCCGCGATTGCGGCGTCGGGATGATTGCTGATGACCAGGGGGATTTCGCAGGACAGTTGCCCGCTCCT
This window of the Candidatus Omnitrophota bacterium genome carries:
- the umuD gene encoding translesion error-prone DNA polymerase V autoproteolytic subunit gives rise to the protein MITNVFGCDILIKKKLPLFLSRIRSGFPSPADDYIEKKLDLNEHLIDHPSATFFVKVKGDSMINAGIFSGDMLIVDRSKEATNNKIIVAVVNSEFTVKRLRKHSGKITLIPENPNYQPIEITDTTDFEVWGVVVHVIHSV
- a CDS encoding abortive infection family protein, yielding MYNLLVAGDKSAWNSSEFAFDKSRFGEYTSSSLNFKNPLNADDIEKLKFIPSLFMHEGQEGYAKLGHIKLLKERRSTIFIEINFLKNIFSKKLTNQGIWKARKRLDIDDFEFMRTHWAVKDENLFNILCDHKIISKPWYRKLEHNSSPNDKLTLDHTKKLDSVYVRDIWEKTLERRRVDPEGAITTARTLLEAVCKYVLDDLEIAYTSATDLHKLYKLTSKGLNIAPSQHTEEVFKQILGGCVAVIEGMGSLRNRISDAHGQGKSPVKPALRHAELAVNLSGAMASFLVATWEARKSGDYDK
- a CDS encoding reverse transcriptase family protein, which produces MALTNENHLFGVRSVAVLLKTDSTQLQKLLQDFQKHYHSSAVVIKGKKRDITVPSKELKSFQRKINKFILKRFKFPESMHGYNKGHSVNTNASVHVGKKFVAKYDIRSFFPSIHHTRVNKIYKSLELNEQQAQILTTLSTADYCVPHGFPTSSTLAVLSLVNLDRRFKKAFRGYDFDYTFYSDDITISANREIVGFEALIYKMIKQEGFKVKKDKKKYLGNYKRQKVTGNVVNERVSLPIERRELIKSIVNNCVVQGPGTQINKYWGVFGEAKSREKSKAMFKERLSGMIKNVSILHKSYGQKLKRRFNQIDWKL
- a CDS encoding helix-turn-helix transcriptional regulator gives rise to the protein MKTNWLWDTRLSETRVKNILKDEKNPRFYIYAEKLFSRISDTQMAFSYIPKEVFCRHWPVIKQRIDQDAWKKGKALFWQRIYDQIAAQLEVHGSALSERMSIAQQIKTIRRQLGYTQEEMAKRLGVIQQFVSKLETGRENLTIDTLKRIADVFDLKLTIRLG
- a CDS encoding nucleotidyl transferase AbiEii/AbiGii toxin family protein encodes the protein MTKKTAYIQGEQKRITELVTKKFKDYYLTGGTALAFYFEHRFSEDLDFFSQKYKKSDPDKIMKFIKEETGFDYRLDAMQDDPSLIPMKVYFMELKNNHVLKIDFVKDYVANMNLIRNGLHSIDDIYLRKLYAAIGMRGKELDTGRKIATGRQSVKDLFDIYYLSSKHKLLCDAFFEFFSYDQAERLDAWYRGFDKTETKLGLMDLVPGIDTGKIFKHLDEQIIRKIPDKLK
- a CDS encoding tyrosine-type recombinase/integrase, producing the protein MATLRTKGGRYFVDFRVNGKRVRKAIGKSKRIAELALKDIEVKIERQEIGFVEPQDSELSKLFEEFKSYGSTHNSPSSQKRYRAIVDHFKTYLSKFQFIKKISHLTPKFFEDYQAFRKGEGAANKTVNNELICLHAMFNLAVKWGYTRNNPSQGVRLLKEELNKKPRFLSKEECKILLEKCGEFFYPILYTFLHTGMRKSELENLSWSDVDFERKKIKIRYKDDWSPKTSEREIPISSSLYDLLLRQRDRTGGRLASYVFNREGIKIEPNYLRKKLMSITEKCGFPDVTKVHSLRHTFASHLIMNGVDLPTVKKLLGHSNIETTMIYSHLADEHVDRSVEKLNF
- a CDS encoding PilZ domain-containing protein, coding for MKIFPGDDRRRFERYETDLKIDFYVNFDIRTRIDYRIKASGKEQPSSAKYGALSKNISVEGLCFTCSSALQKEDVLLLEVFLPSATEPIAMEGVVKWVRPAPVAAGAAAEFETGVKVLTVNGEDVEGSVHLDKVHKVIWSIVLESVFGDFKHLALKRRRDSGHS
- a CDS encoding inositol-3-phosphate synthase — protein: MSKIKVAVIGVGNCASSLIQGIYYYKARTSEDSIGLMNWDIGGYRPFDIEVVAAFDIDKRKVGKDVNEAIFALPNCTAIFCSDVPLCGVKVTMGKILDGVSEHMKNYQDKQTFVLSGEKEPTREQVIGLLKESGAEILINYLPVGSEEATKFYTECALEAHMGMVNCIPVFIASNPEWEAKFRAKNLPIIGDDIKAQLGATITHRILTDLFKKRGVKLERTYQINTGGNTDFLNMLNQARLASKKISKTEAVQSVAADRMDPENIHIGPSDYVPWQKDNKICFLRMEGKLFGDVPMNIELRLSVEDSPNSAGVAIDSIRCCKLALERGEGGALQGPSAYFKKHPPKQFSDDEAYKMTQEFITKKSVVKEAEAIS
- the purU gene encoding formyltetrahydrofolate deformylase, giving the protein MPLDRQSRSPHAIILTSCPDQKGITAAVASFIYKNGGNIIHADQHIDGQSNTFFMRAEWDLSGFALPRSEIASRFHPVAKKFSMRWDLHFTDARPRVAIFVSRHLHCLYDLLYRHRSGQLSCEIPLVISNHPDAAIAAGQSAIPFFEFPITERTKRAQEKRELAVLDAHHVDLVVLARYHQILSKGFVKRYENKIINIHHSFLPAFSGRGPYAQAYRKGVKIIGATSHYVTEDLDQGPIIEQDTVRVSHRDTLEDMVRKGEDLEKGVLGRAVRWHLERRILGYGNKTVVFD